The following are encoded together in the Poseidonibacter lekithochrous genome:
- a CDS encoding rhodanese-like domain-containing protein, which produces MKVLKKILVASAITALCSSGSLANEGSSKFVPISKGVKSIDMNLNGEKFTLMRNQSNTSKISPLYETTFRGAPQPIKLRNDVDTVGELEFIDYMKKAQNDETIAIVDSRKPGWYAKLRIPGAINVPFTGFKSKEGAIEAMEDDLGVVEKTDGTLDFSKAKTIVAYCNGYWCGQTPAMVINAKYSLLNMGYPASKIKYYRGGMQAWTSLGFTVVGEAN; this is translated from the coding sequence ATGAAAGTATTAAAGAAAATATTAGTTGCTTCTGCAATTACAGCATTATGTTCATCTGGAAGTTTAGCAAATGAAGGTTCTTCAAAATTTGTTCCAATTTCTAAGGGTGTTAAATCTATTGATATGAATTTAAATGGTGAGAAATTTACTCTTATGAGAAACCAATCAAATACAAGTAAAATATCTCCTTTATATGAGACAACTTTTAGAGGAGCACCACAACCTATTAAATTAAGAAACGATGTTGATACGGTTGGGGAATTAGAATTTATTGATTACATGAAAAAAGCTCAAAATGATGAAACAATTGCAATTGTTGATTCACGAAAGCCAGGATGGTATGCAAAACTTAGAATTCCTGGTGCTATAAATGTTCCTTTTACTGGATTTAAATCTAAAGAAGGTGCTATTGAAGCAATGGAAGATGATTTAGGTGTTGTTGAAAAAACTGATGGAACACTAGATTTTTCTAAAGCCAAAACAATTGTTGCTTATTGTAATGGTTATTGGTGTGGACAAACTCCAGCTATGGTAATAAATGCAAAATACTCTTTATTAAATATGGGTTACCCTGCATCAAAAATTAAATACTACAGAGGTGGTATGCAAGCATGGACTTCTTTAGGTTTCACTGTTGTTGGTGAAGCTAACTAA